Sequence from the Pirellulales bacterium genome:
TCTCGCAGGCCCTCATCGCCGACGTTGCTCTGGCCGATGTAGACGCCCGCCAATTCGGGCAGGTTGCCAAGATTGGCGATGCCCGCATCACTGATCGGCGATCCATTGATCCCCAGCGAGCCAAAATGTCTCAGGCCGTTGAACCGCGTCAGATCGGCGTCGGCGATCGGCACGTCGATTCCCAGCGTCACCAGCTCGAAATCGAAGTCGGGCAACGCATCGTCGGGGCCGACATTGACCCAGCCCGTGGGGCCGCCCGCCAAGCCGATCGTTCCTCGCAAACCGTGGGCCCACTCGGCGACGATGCGGTCCTGGGTCTTGCCGCGGGCTGGGAACGTGCCGAAGCTCGATTCGATCGTGCAGTCGGGCAGTTTGGTACGCAGCCGGTCGATGCCCGCACGGGTGATGCTCGTGCGCGCCAGGAACGCCTCGCGGAGATGCTCCAGCTCGGCCAGCGTGTCGATCGACTCGTCGGTGATGGCCGTATACCCCAGCCGCAATTCCTGGATGTTTTTCCACGCCAAGAGGGCCGGCACGCCGGCATCGGTGATCTTGGTGCCTCCGGCGTGCAGCACTTCAATCTTGGGAAAGCGCCGGGTCAGATCGCGGAGACCCTCATCGCCGACGTTGGTGTCGCCGATGTAGACGCCCGTCAATTCGGGCAAGTTGCCCAGCTTGGCGATGCCTCGATCGCCGATCGCCGTGCCTTGGAGCATCAAGCCCGTCAGGTGCTTGAGTCCGTCGAAGCGGGCGAGATCGGCGTCGCTGACTTGCTTTTTGAAAAGGTCGGCGGTGACGAGATCGAACCGCCCGGCGGGAAGCTTTTCATCCGGTTTGATGATGACGTAACCCAATTCCGCGTTGCCGCCGCCGATGGTGCCGCCCAACGAACGGACCCATTTGACGACCGATTGGTCGGGATCGTCCTTGGCGACCGGCTCTTGTCCGCCACGGAGTGTCGGAGCTACTTTGGCAGTTGCCGCCGAATCGGTGTGGCGAACTTCCGCCGAATCGGCATCGGGGTAGGTGTGCGTGCCAAGGATCTTGCCGTCTTTGTCGCGGATGATGACCACGATGCCGGCCAGCAGCATGGCCGCCGCGCCGGCAGCGGCGACGACCCACGGCCAGCGCGGCCGACGCCCCGTAGACCCGGCACTCCGTGACGGGGGCGCTCGCCGGTCGCCTTTGGCGACCGGCGCTCCGCCACGGAGTGTCGGAGCTACCGTGGTCGGAGCTACCGTGGTCGGAGCTACTTCGATCCCGCGAATCGCCTGCACCACGGCCTCGGCCGTAGCCGGACGGCCGGCAGGATCTTTCGCCATCAGGCGCATGATCAAATCCGAGAATTCAGGCGAAATGTCGGGATTCAACTCCCGCGGCGGGTCGGGATGGTGCAGCCCCAGCGACATCAAGACGGCCATCGTGCTCGGCCCCTTGAACGGCCCCACACTGGTCGTCATGCGATACAGCACGGCCCCCAAGCTGAACAAGTCGCTGCGCGCGTCGACCGCCTCGCCGCGGGCCTGTTCGGGCGACATGTAGGCGGGCGTGCCGAGGATGGTGCCCGTCTGCGTCAGGTGGCTGTCGTCTTCCAGGGCGTGCGCGAGGCCGAAATCGACGAGCTTCACCCAGCCGCCGTCGGCTTCCAGCCAGGTGTTGGCGGGCTTCACGTCGCGGTGAATCAGGCCGCGGCGGTGCGCCACGCCCAGGGCCTCGGCCATTTGCCGCCCGATGCGCAGGCATTCGGCCGGCGGCAATCGCCCCTCCCGCCGCAGCAGGTCGTCGAGCGTTTCTCCGTGGAGCAATTGCATGGCCAGGAAAGGAAGTCCGCGGTGCTCGCCCACCTGGTAGACGGTGACGATGTGCGAATGATCGATGGCCGCGGCCGCCCGCGCCTCGCGCAAGAACCGCTCGCGGTGTTCGGCTTGATTCGCCAGGGCGGGCTTCATCACCTTTAAGGCCACGCGGCGGCGAAGCTGCGGATCTTCGGCCTCCCAAACCAGGCCCATGCCGCCCACGCCCAACACGCGCAGCACGCGGTAGCCTCCAAAATGGCCCAACTCGCCCTCGGCCTGGGACGGACCGAGAACGCCGCGGAAGTCCCAGCCGTCGGCCGTGTGTTCGTTGGCGGCGGCGACCGTATCGGTGAAGGCCGTCGAGCCGCCCGGCAAGCGGAGGGTCGCCGCGCGATCGGCCACCTCGATTACCGCTTGCTCGTCGGACAGTTCCAGGGCCGCACGGGCGGCACGCGCACCTTCGCCCGCATCGGAAGAAGAGAGTTCTCGCACCCGCTGACAACAATGCGGGCAGTCAAGCAGATGTTGCTCCAGATCGGCGGCCAGCTCGTCGGGCACTTGCCCGGCCAGCAGCCGCTGAAGCGTGGCTTGGTCGGGACAACTCAAGACATCGGTCATGCGCGAATTCCTGGTCGTTGAATTCGAATCGGGCAAAGCTCAGACAAAGCCCCCCTAGATAAATACGAGTCGAACCGGCGAACCCTTGCGCGCGGCTGCGCAAAAACTTCGTAGGGTGGGCCGGCGCTCGCAAGCTCGCTGGTCCCACCCTACGCACCACCTTAGTCGAGCATGCCCGCCAGTTCTTTCCGTAAACGCCGCATCACACGGCACTTGGCGACGTAAACCCCATTCTCGCTGATGCCCAATTCGGCGGCGATTTCCGCCGCGGGACGGCCGCCGACCACAAACTCCCAGCACGCTTTCCAGGTCGTTTCGTGAAATTCCGATCTCATAATTCTCAAGGCCGTGGCCGCCAAAAACATCTGATGTTCGCGCTCCCCACCGTCGGGCTCGCCCATCGCATCAACCGCTTTCGCCAATTCGGCCGGGTTGTGCTCCTGGGGCAGCGATTTTCGCCGTAGCCGGTCGCGAACTTTATTGCGCACGACGGTCTGCAGCCAACCCCGGAAACTCTGTTTGGCATCGTAGTCGAACAGCGGCAGCTTTTCGACAAGCAGTGCGAAGACGTCCTGCACCAGGTCGGCGTCGTCGGGCGGTCGTAGGCCTGTCTGGCGGACCCAGTGAAACAACAACGGCGTATAGAGACCGACGAAGCGCCGCCAATCTTGGTCGGTGCCCGCGTGCTGAAGCCGCCGCAAGAGGCTGATGGAAGTGGTTTGCATCGCTTGCCGTAAAGTGACTGCCACGATCGTTGCTGCTTTGACCGGCAACCAACTGTGCAAACCATTCTAATCCGAGCCAGCCTACGAAAGCCACCGGGACCAGGCGAGCTGGCGAGCGCCGGCACCGGGGTCAGGCGTCAGGCGTCAGGCGTCGGGCGTCAGGCGTCAGGCGTCGGGCGTCGGGCGTCGGGCGTCGGGCGTCGGGCGTCAGGCATCAGCCCGGCCAGGAAAAAAAGCATCAT
This genomic interval carries:
- a CDS encoding protein kinase; amino-acid sequence: MTDVLSCPDQATLQRLLAGQVPDELAADLEQHLLDCPHCCQRVRELSSSDAGEGARAARAALELSDEQAVIEVADRAATLRLPGGSTAFTDTVAAANEHTADGWDFRGVLGPSQAEGELGHFGGYRVLRVLGVGGMGLVWEAEDPQLRRRVALKVMKPALANQAEHRERFLREARAAAAIDHSHIVTVYQVGEHRGLPFLAMQLLHGETLDDLLRREGRLPPAECLRIGRQMAEALGVAHRRGLIHRDVKPANTWLEADGGWVKLVDFGLAHALEDDSHLTQTGTILGTPAYMSPEQARGEAVDARSDLFSLGAVLYRMTTSVGPFKGPSTMAVLMSLGLHHPDPPRELNPDISPEFSDLIMRLMAKDPAGRPATAEAVVQAIRGIEVAPTTVAPTTVAPTLRGGAPVAKGDRRAPPSRSAGSTGRRPRWPWVVAAAGAAAMLLAGIVVIIRDKDGKILGTHTYPDADSAEVRHTDSAATAKVAPTLRGGQEPVAKDDPDQSVVKWVRSLGGTIGGGNAELGYVIIKPDEKLPAGRFDLVTADLFKKQVSDADLARFDGLKHLTGLMLQGTAIGDRGIAKLGNLPELTGVYIGDTNVGDEGLRDLTRRFPKIEVLHAGGTKITDAGVPALLAWKNIQELRLGYTAITDESIDTLAELEHLREAFLARTSITRAGIDRLRTKLPDCTIESSFGTFPARGKTQDRIVAEWAHGLRGTIGLAGGPTGWVNVGPDDALPDFDFELVTLGIDVPIADADLTRFNGLRHFGSLGINGSPISDAGIANLGNLPELAGVYIGQSNVGDEGLRDLARRFPKIRVLHAGATKITDAGVPAMLAWKDFLVLGLPNQAITDKSIDTLAKLKYLRAVWLGGTSITRAGIERLHAARPYCAIVSDFGTIAEPPIEGAASLRFNGINEHVDIPTLRYDASHPITIEASVHLEPPLEQYGEVVSNLMTEEGPPGTALRWNADSGWNFVVKTQDHRSINFPEPEHSPTKIAGVLDGRKMSLYCDGKRVAVAEYQPAPSDAKKGGHFVIGATQTIDGQFRFFHFLGVIDEVRISDVARYDGDYEPVSRFEPDEHTMALYHFDEGESQVLHDASGHGHHGKITGGLWVKARPASSSNLAPTQPNVAPTLRGGEMPVAQGDRLSHPSSRRAGTGSILQPPPLEKWLEGRKLLTVSQDGRGQFKTIQEALDALQPGQAVEVLDRGPYRETVAFGTTRNCGLISRAGAVIELAGKRKPTWEKDAADNQFFDSLDHFRLSGLTFAAQDLSQHLPANPWLMLAAAGDLLVERCRFIGGEPNNGNVGVLVYWTNGGRSEASCVVRECRFDTALNFGFNPSAPNRRQRALIERNWFRSTPQEACLIVRGAGDTLIIRHNLSDGTQPGALHLLDTAGMGRLEISNNSFLSGGVRLFGSLNAAGTRVRNNFLPEGIGAEGEGAAKLAEAARAWQVGGNIYLEGPSGSDELPLAATDFVAKPQFLSRDAASPDYLRLASDSEDARRGAGGDWPRYVGALPPGPAPAEGDWLTRWIDAK
- a CDS encoding sigma-70 family RNA polymerase sigma factor; this encodes MAVTLRQAMQTTSISLLRRLQHAGTDQDWRRFVGLYTPLLFHWVRQTGLRPPDDADLVQDVFALLVEKLPLFDYDAKQSFRGWLQTVVRNKVRDRLRRKSLPQEHNPAELAKAVDAMGEPDGGEREHQMFLAATALRIMRSEFHETTWKACWEFVVGGRPAAEIAAELGISENGVYVAKCRVMRRLRKELAGMLD